One Aminivibrio sp. genomic window, GCTTCATCTTCGGCCCCTGATCCGCCGTAGCTGCTACGACCCGCAGTTTGTCCGTATCCATACCGAAATTGTGTTCGGCGTTGGCCACGGCGCTCTGCAACACTTTACCGACGAGTTTGGCGGATTTCTGCGGGCTGAACCGGAGGGCCACAAGGGCGTCTCCGACTTTCTTCCCCCGAATGAGAGCCAGCACCCGACGAACCTTTATCGGTGAAACCCGTACCTGTCTGGCAACGGCTTTCGCTTCCATCACCATCACTCCTTACCTCGCTCTTGAGGAGCGCTCCTGCCCCGCATGTCCGCCGAACTTGCGGGTGGGGGCAAATTCCCCAAGTTTGTGACCAACCATATTTTCGCTGATGTAGATGGGGATGTGGATCCTGCCGTTGTGCACCGCGATGGTGTGACCGATCATGGGCGGCACGATGGTGGACCTCCTGGACCAGGTC contains:
- the rplV gene encoding 50S ribosomal protein L22, producing MEAKAVARQVRVSPIKVRRVLALIRGKKVGDALVALRFSPQKSAKLVGKVLQSAVANAEHNFGMDTDKLRVVAATADQGPKMKRFRPVSMGRAHPYYHRTSHVTVTVAER
- the rpsS gene encoding 30S ribosomal protein S19 codes for the protein MARSRKKGPYVDQKLLRKVEDMNEGTAKKVLKTWSRRSTIVPPMIGHTIAVHNGRIHIPIYISENMVGHKLGEFAPTRKFGGHAGQERSSRAR